TATCCAAAAGGAGGCGCTTGCTCTCATCCACTCTTACCTTGTTGACATAGTCGGAAAAGCCTATACCTGTTTCTTTTTTAAATATGGCCGAAAAATAAGAAGGATTGAGTTTTATATAACCGGATATATCCGCAAGCGTTATATCGTTTTTGTAGTTTTCATTGATATATTTTATAGCGGCTTTAATAAGTTCGGCGTTTTTAATGCTGCCAAGATCAAAGACTTTTTCAGAGTATATATAAAGTACCCTTAAAATCCAGTATGAAAGCTCTTCTATATTTTTTATCTTATAAAGCTTGTTTATAAACTCATAATTCATTCCAAAAATAGTATCAAGGGCGCCGCCGCCTTCAACAGCAGCCCTGGATAACAATGTGCAAAGCTCCAAAGTCCGAGCTTTCATGATCTCTATCTTTCCACCGGATGTAAAAAAAATATGCCCCAGCAGCTGGTTCAAGACAGTTTTTGCACCTGTAACATCGCCGTTTTTTACCTTTATCTGAAGCTCTTTTTCCATTTCATATGGATAATAATCTTTATCTGAGTATTCCTTTATGTCCTGGATGCTTCCGCTTATTTGAGACTGCTGGTCCATACTTTCTCTTCTTTCGAATAGAATATGTTCATTCAGGGAGAGCATGCCGGATGTTATGAAGAACAACAGCCTGCTTAAATATCTTACTCTTGACGCTTCAACAACTGGTACGGCCTGAAGGAAGCTTCCTATCTTTCCCCTCATGTTGACAGACATATTATATTTTTGTATGATGCCATCGACAGCTATCTGATCAGGATAGTCTAAAAGTATAGGGCCCGCCAGGATAGCTCCTGTGAATAAATCGTTCCTTATTATGGGCGTCGTATAATGGACAAGGCCTGCAGGGCAGAAAAATACATATGCATCACCAATGGATTCTGCCTGTTTGCTTGCATAAAGGTGTGCCTGGGAACAAGGAGAGGATTCTTTCAGATAATCGTTTAAAAATTTGCATATACCTGCACATTCACATGACCTGACGCCTGTATTCCCTTCAAAATCGATAGAAAATACAGGTATGCCCGTAGAATAATAATAACTATATAGAATGTCCCTCAACATTTTTTGAGTATCTACCGATTTATCCATAGCTTCCTCCCACCGAAATATTATTCAAATATAGAATATGCACCCGCGGTAGCTTTCTCATTGCGCAATATTTATGATACTAATTATAGCATAAGTTTTACTATATAATCCAAAAAAAACGTTATTTTTATAAAAATGTTACAAATTATAGCGATAAATTATTATGGATAAGACAAATATTTTGCTATTATAAAAAGGTAAAAATTATTGTTAGCTATAAAATAACAGATAATGTGTTAATAGGGCATCATTTTTGAATTGCTTTTACTTTTTATATTATCTAAAAATATTACAAAATAATAAAAGTAAATAGGATACTGTTTTTTTCATATGCTATATATTTAAATAGAGTCTTCAATTCGTAATCTGAAATCAGACATAAATAGGTTTATGTTATTTTGAATAGCGAATGAGCGTTCAAAATAACATAAGCTCATATTACGAATTGAAGTTAAATAGAGTAAATCATAAGGAGGGTGCGATAAATGGATTTAAAGGAAATATTAAATTATGTAGAAAGAGGTAACGCAAAAAAGACTAAGGAACTTGTTACAAAGGCCATAGAAGAAGGGATACCAGCTGTAAAAATACTGAATGAAGGTTTGATTTCAGCAATGTCTGCGGTCGGCGAAAGATTTAAAGAAGGGGAAATATATGTTCCTGAAATGCTTATAGCAGGCAGGGCAATGTCCCAGGGAATGAAAATACTTGAGCCCATACTTACCAAAACAGGTGTAAAGGCTGTAGGAAGGGCTGTAATGGGAACGGTAAAGGGAGACCTTCATGATATTGGTAAAAATCTGGTTATAATGATGCTTAAAGGTACGGGGATCGAGGTTTATGATCTTGGCGTCGATGTTCCCAAAGAAGTATTTGCCCAAAAGGCCGAAGAACTGCATGCCGATATTATCGCTATGTCTGCTCTTCTGACAACTACGATGCCGGCTATGAAAGATGTAGTGGAGGAACTCAAGAAGAGAAACATAAGAAATAAATATATAGTGATGATAGGCGGAGCACCTGTAACAGATGAATATGCAAAGGAAATAGGAGCCGACTATTATACTGCGGATGCTGCAACTGCCGCAGAAGTAGCCAAGAAGGCTTTGATTGAAAGACAGAATTAAAGGGGGACATGCTATGGCTAAAACATTTGATAAGTTGGCATATAAATCAAAAGACGAATTTCTGTATGGTTACAGTCCGAATCCCGTCAAGACAAAAAATGGGCTTGTAATAGGCGGAGGAGATGTCTATCCGGAAATCAATTTTACACTTCCGCCGATGAATATAAATGAAAGCACGATGCCTGAGGTCAGAAAACAGTACACCATGATAATAAATGGAGTGCTAAAGCGTGCAAAGGAGCTTCATGCCCCGGGAATCGCAGTTGAACTTGAGCTTTTGCCTCCAATGACGCTGAATCCTAAATGGGGTATTGAAGTTCACAAGCTCGTGCGTGATGCTATGTTTGAATATGAAGCAAAATACGGGCTAAAGAGTGTTATGAGAATAACGCCAAATGATACCCGTGAAATATTAAGGCCTCCTTTCTTAAGGAGAGGTGAACCATGGGAGAATATGCTCAAAACATTTGAAGGGTGTGCAAAGGATGGGGCGGATTTCCTCGCGATAGAATCTACGGGAGGAAAAGAAATAGACGATGATGCTTTAGTAAATGCAGACCTAAGGAAGGTAATTTTTTCGTTAGGAGTCCTCGGAGTAAGGGATATGAGGTATTTATGGGGCAATATAGTGAAGATAGCCGACGAGACAGGAAGCATAGCATCCGGCGATACCGCCTGCGGTTTTGGGAATACAGCAATGATACTTGCTGAACGCGGCTTTATACCAAGGATGTTTGCGGCGGTTGTAAGAACAGTAACTGTCGAGAGAAGCCTTGTAGCATATGAAATGGGCGCCGTAGGGCCAAGCAAGGACTGCGCATACGAAGGGCCTTATATGAAAGCCATGGCGGGAGTTCCTATTGCTATGGAAGGCAAATCCAGCGCATGTGCGCATCTTACTTCGGTCGGCAATGTTTCACAGGCTGTAGCCGACTTGTGGAGCAATGAGTCGGTCCAGAACGTGAAATTATTAAGCGATATGGCTCCGGTAGTTTCGATGGAACAGCTTATATATGATTGCAGGCTTATGAATGAAGCTAAAAATGACGGCCACGAGAGTATGCTGAAGCTTAGAAACTGGCTTTCGGATTCCGACAGCAGACTTGATCCCCAGGCTTATGTGCTGAGGCCCGATGTCGTATATGACATAAGCTCTGAAATCATAAAAGAAAAGGATGCTTTCTTAAGGACCAAAAAGGCTGCGGAAGTTACAATCGAGAAATTAAGAAATGCCATTTCAAATAAAGAATTAAAGGTTGAAAAGAAGGAAGAACGATGGCTTGATATTATGGAGAGCCAGCTTGATGATATTCCGGATGACGAAGAGAAATTCTGGAATGAAATTAAAGACGAAATCGAACCCGGCAAATTCAGGCCGGAAGAATACGGACTCAAATAATTTAACATTTAAAAACCCCGGAAATCTTTTCCGGGGTTTTTAAATGGTGTGCCATGGAGGATGCGTCCGGATTCAAGTCTGGCAAATGAGTGCTCAAGATGCACAAGTTCACTTATAGAATTTGTTCGCATTATTTTTTTGTTCGTGGTAATATAAAAATAATGATAAAAAATTGGGAGTGTTAAAATGAAAGCTGTAATCACGGCAGTTGGATGCGACAGGATAGGGATAATAGCCGGGATAAGCAAGGTGCTTGCAGAGAAAAATGTAAACATTATGGATATAACTCAGACGATAATGCAGGAGTATTTCACAATGACAATGCTGGTAGACATATCGAAGGCCAGTGTCCAGTTTAATGAGCTTAAAGAGAGTATTGAAGAAGAGGGCAGAGAGTTGAAGATTTCGATCTTAATACAGCGGGAGGAGATATTTAAATCCATGCACAGGATATGAAGGATGACTTTCGGAATTTTAACTGCTCTAAGACGGAAATTTCGCAGCAATTTACTTTATACACAGGAGGGGTAATACGTTGATTGATTCCAATGAGATTATTGAGACAATAAACATGATCGAAAAACAGAAGCTGGATATAAGGACGATTACTATGGGCATATCGCTCTATGATTGCTGCTCAGATGATGGCAATACAGCGCGAAGGAAGATATATGATAAAATATGCAGATGTGCCAAAAACCTTGTTAAGGTTGGAAATGATATAGAGGCTGAATATGGCATACCTATTATAAATAAAAGGATATCCGTTACACCCATTTCAAGCATTGCGGAATCGTCCGGAGAGAAAAATTATGTGGAATATGCGAAAACCCTTGATTCCGCGGCTAAGGCTGTGGGGGTTAACTTTATCGGGGGATTCACGGCGCTGGTACATAAGGGATATACAAAGGGTGATTATACGCTTATCGATTCCATACCGGAGGCCTTGAATGTTACAGACAGGGTGTGTTCTTCCGTAAATGTAGCTACAACCAGAGCAGGAATCAATATGGACGCAGTAGCGAAACTGGGTGAAATAATTAAAAGAACTGCAAATGTTTCGGCAGGGAAAGACGAGCTGGCATGCACAAAACTCGTCGTTTTTGCGAATGCTCCCGAAGATAATCCATTTATGGCGGGTGCTTTTCACGGCGTTGGCGAACCCGAATGCGTCATAAATGTCGGAGTAAGCGGGCCTGGCACTGTAAAGGCTGCATTAGAGACAGCCGCAGGTGCTAATTTTGATACTGTGGCCGATATAATAAAGAAGACGGCGTTTAAGATAACCAGAATAGGACAGCTTGTTGCGCTGGAAGCGTCCAAAAGGCTGAATGTACCCTTTGGGATCGTCGACCTTTCCCTTGCGCCGACAAATGCTGTCGGGGACAGTATAGCGCATATACTTGAGGAAATGGGCATAGAAAGCTGCGGAGCACCAGGCACTACGGCTGCACTGGCTCTTTTAAACGATGCGGTAAAAAAAGGCGGTATTATGGCGTCCTCCCATGTGGGCGGTTTAAGCGGAGCTTTCATACCTGTAAGTGAAGATTCAGGCATGATAGAAGCCGTCGAAAGAGGCTCACTTTCCCTAGAGAAACTGGAGGCCATGACATGTGTGTGCTCTGTAGGATTAGATATGATCGCGATTCCCGGTGATACTCCGGCTGAAACCATATCTGCGATGATTGCGGATGAAGCATCCATAGGTGTTATCAACAACAAGACAACCGCCGTCCGCATCATTCCGGCTATAGGGAAAAAAGTAGGAGATTATGTTGAATTCGGAGGCTTGCTCGGAAGAGCACCCGTGATGGCTGTCAGCAATTTTTCAAGCAGTAAATTCATAAAAAGAGGGGGAAGGATACCCGCCCCCATACATAGCCTCAAAAATTGAATTAAGTTAAAACAATTCCTCTCGCGGTGTATCGCTGTTGCCGTTTTTTATTGTAGGTGACGGTTGAGAATTATATACCCTTGAAAATGGAGGCACGCTGTGCGTAAGCCATACATTGCCTCCTATAATGGAATCATGGCCGATTTCCGTATCTCCCCCGAGTATGGTTGCTCCGGCATATATGATTACGTTATCACCTATATTGGGATGACGTTTGATACCCTTTATCGGATTACCCTTATCATCCAACGGAAAACTTTTTGCCCCGAGTGTTACGCCCTGATAAAGTTTAACATTATTGCCTATTTCGCATGTTTCTCCAACTACGACGCCTGTGCCGTGGTCTACAAAAAAGCTGGTCCCTATTTTTGCACCCGGGTGTATATCTATTCCAGTGACAGCGTGTGCATATTCGGACATTATTCTCGGTATGACAGGCACTCCAAGCTGGCAAAGTACATGAGATATCCTGTATATGCTTATTGCCGTTATCGAGGGGTAGCTCATAATTATTTCCTCGGTAGTATGTGCTGCAGGATCGCCGTCGTATGCGGCCTGTATATCTGTCTGGAGGATCCTCCTTATATCAGGCAGCCTGTTTATAAGTTCTATCGTAATATCGTTGGCCATATCCATGCATTTTGTGCAATCTCTTTTTTCCTTATCGTTAAAATCACATTTATTTATGAAAACTTTTTCGATTAAATCGTTGAGTTCAAGAGCTGCAGACCTGATATTGTTACCTATAAGTACATTGACTTTAAACTCATCTATAGGATATTTTTCATATACTCCCGGGAAAAGTGCCGATCTCAGGTAATGGAGCACCCTGTTTATGCTTTCTTTGCCTGCAAATCCTATGGTTTTGTCGCTGAAAAAATAGTCTCTGTTTATATCTTCAATAGACTGAGCAATATTCGGTATTTTATTGTTAAGCCAATCAGTCAGTTTCAAATAATCATCCCCAATTGCCAAAATATCTATACTTATATAATATTATATTGCAGTTAAATTGCAGCTATAATTTAACTGCTTTGCCGGCCTAAATATTTTATTATATTAATTTTTTGTTAACACGGCTTCATCTATAAATTATATATTATTTTCGCCGAATATGTAAGCGGAAATTAACATTAGGGTATATATATTTATAGTTCTTAATATAAGATTTGGTATAAATAGAACTGTGATGTTTTTGAACAGCGAAATGAGCATTATGAAAGTTTTGATAAGTTCTTGGCTTTGCTGCCGCAAAAGAATCCTTAGAGCTTTTGAATGTTTGAGTGAAACGAGTTTCA
The sequence above is drawn from the Clostridiales bacterium genome and encodes:
- a CDS encoding AraC family transcriptional regulator encodes the protein MDKSVDTQKMLRDILYSYYYSTGIPVFSIDFEGNTGVRSCECAGICKFLNDYLKESSPCSQAHLYASKQAESIGDAYVFFCPAGLVHYTTPIIRNDLFTGAILAGPILLDYPDQIAVDGIIQKYNMSVNMRGKIGSFLQAVPVVEASRVRYLSRLLFFITSGMLSLNEHILFERRESMDQQSQISGSIQDIKEYSDKDYYPYEMEKELQIKVKNGDVTGAKTVLNQLLGHIFFTSGGKIEIMKARTLELCTLLSRAAVEGGGALDTIFGMNYEFINKLYKIKNIEELSYWILRVLYIYSEKVFDLGSIKNAELIKAAIKYINENYKNDITLADISGYIKLNPSYFSAIFKKETGIGFSDYVNKVRVDESKRLLLDTRISILDIALDVGFESQSYFTKVFKKFTGMTPKQYREKQP
- a CDS encoding corrinoid protein, coding for MDLKEILNYVERGNAKKTKELVTKAIEEGIPAVKILNEGLISAMSAVGERFKEGEIYVPEMLIAGRAMSQGMKILEPILTKTGVKAVGRAVMGTVKGDLHDIGKNLVIMMLKGTGIEVYDLGVDVPKEVFAQKAEELHADIIAMSALLTTTMPAMKDVVEELKKRNIRNKYIVMIGGAPVTDEYAKEIGADYYTADAATAAEVAKKALIERQN
- a CDS encoding methyltransferase MtaB domain-containing protein codes for the protein MAKTFDKLAYKSKDEFLYGYSPNPVKTKNGLVIGGGDVYPEINFTLPPMNINESTMPEVRKQYTMIINGVLKRAKELHAPGIAVELELLPPMTLNPKWGIEVHKLVRDAMFEYEAKYGLKSVMRITPNDTREILRPPFLRRGEPWENMLKTFEGCAKDGADFLAIESTGGKEIDDDALVNADLRKVIFSLGVLGVRDMRYLWGNIVKIADETGSIASGDTACGFGNTAMILAERGFIPRMFAAVVRTVTVERSLVAYEMGAVGPSKDCAYEGPYMKAMAGVPIAMEGKSSACAHLTSVGNVSQAVADLWSNESVQNVKLLSDMAPVVSMEQLIYDCRLMNEAKNDGHESMLKLRNWLSDSDSRLDPQAYVLRPDVVYDISSEIIKEKDAFLRTKKAAEVTIEKLRNAISNKELKVEKKEERWLDIMESQLDDIPDDEEKFWNEIKDEIEPGKFRPEEYGLK
- a CDS encoding ACT domain-containing protein, with product MKAVITAVGCDRIGIIAGISKVLAEKNVNIMDITQTIMQEYFTMTMLVDISKASVQFNELKESIEEEGRELKISILIQREEIFKSMHRI
- a CDS encoding PFL family protein, producing the protein MDSNEIIETINMIEKQKLDIRTITMGISLYDCCSDDGNTARRKIYDKICRCAKNLVKVGNDIEAEYGIPIINKRISVTPISSIAESSGEKNYVEYAKTLDSAAKAVGVNFIGGFTALVHKGYTKGDYTLIDSIPEALNVTDRVCSSVNVATTRAGINMDAVAKLGEIIKRTANVSAGKDELACTKLVVFANAPEDNPFMAGAFHGVGEPECVINVGVSGPGTVKAALETAAGANFDTVADIIKKTAFKITRIGQLVALEASKRLNVPFGIVDLSLAPTNAVGDSIAHILEEMGIESCGAPGTTAALALLNDAVKKGGIMASSHVGGLSGAFIPVSEDSGMIEAVERGSLSLEKLEAMTCVCSVGLDMIAIPGDTPAETISAMIADEASIGVINNKTTAVRIIPAIGKKVGDYVEFGGLLGRAPVMAVSNFSSSKFIKRGGRIPAPIHSLKN
- a CDS encoding serine acetyltransferase, with protein sequence MKLTDWLNNKIPNIAQSIEDINRDYFFSDKTIGFAGKESINRVLHYLRSALFPGVYEKYPIDEFKVNVLIGNNIRSAALELNDLIEKVFINKCDFNDKEKRDCTKCMDMANDITIELINRLPDIRRILQTDIQAAYDGDPAAHTTEEIIMSYPSITAISIYRISHVLCQLGVPVIPRIMSEYAHAVTGIDIHPGAKIGTSFFVDHGTGVVVGETCEIGNNVKLYQGVTLGAKSFPLDDKGNPIKGIKRHPNIGDNVIIYAGATILGGDTEIGHDSIIGGNVWLTHSVPPFSRVYNSQPSPTIKNGNSDTPREELF